Proteins co-encoded in one Spirosoma endbachense genomic window:
- a CDS encoding lipase family protein, whose product MSPKLLFCQVIVSSLFMASTTLGQVLKPGFDKQEYIETLKINQKTHIALNKWAENTAVPDPTEFNFAYRSPVVAFDNIWDLWIHREKRIAMIAVQGSIPTEASFLANLYAAMIPAKGELQLDKEFKFTYTLAKSPNAAVHVGWFVAMAYLSKTIEHKIDSCYRSGIKDFILTGHSQGGGIAFLLNSYLENLKVEGKLANDIRFKTYCSAGPKPGNLAYAYEYETMTKGGWAYNAVNSADWVPDVPFTVQTVADFTSVNPFRGAKALIKKQKFPKNLFLKHVYNSMSKPSEKASKNYQKFLGKMISQAVKKNIPGFITPTYYNSNYYVRTGNTIVLFADEAYFKLYNNAPDNPNIWQHHFPKPYLFLAEKL is encoded by the coding sequence ATGAGTCCTAAACTGCTTTTCTGTCAGGTAATAGTAAGTAGCCTATTTATGGCCTCAACCACGTTGGGTCAAGTCCTGAAGCCAGGTTTCGATAAGCAAGAGTATATCGAAACGTTGAAAATTAACCAGAAAACACATATAGCTCTGAATAAGTGGGCCGAAAATACGGCTGTTCCAGATCCTACCGAGTTCAACTTTGCTTATCGTTCGCCAGTAGTGGCATTTGATAACATTTGGGATTTATGGATCCATCGAGAAAAGCGTATTGCTATGATTGCCGTACAGGGCAGTATTCCAACAGAAGCTAGCTTTTTGGCCAATTTATATGCGGCAATGATCCCCGCAAAAGGCGAGTTACAACTTGACAAAGAGTTTAAGTTTACCTATACCTTGGCTAAAAGTCCGAATGCGGCTGTCCATGTAGGCTGGTTTGTCGCAATGGCCTACCTCTCCAAAACTATTGAACATAAAATAGACTCCTGTTACCGATCAGGCATAAAGGACTTCATCTTGACTGGACATAGCCAAGGCGGGGGTATTGCCTTTCTACTAAACTCCTATTTAGAAAACTTAAAGGTCGAGGGAAAATTAGCTAATGATATCCGTTTCAAAACATATTGTAGTGCCGGACCCAAACCCGGGAACCTGGCCTATGCTTACGAATATGAGACAATGACTAAAGGAGGCTGGGCTTATAATGCCGTCAATTCAGCCGATTGGGTTCCCGATGTTCCCTTCACAGTTCAAACGGTTGCTGATTTTACATCGGTCAATCCATTCCGAGGTGCAAAAGCCCTGATTAAGAAACAAAAATTTCCGAAGAATCTGTTTTTAAAGCATGTGTACAATAGTATGAGTAAACCCAGCGAAAAAGCGAGTAAGAACTACCAGAAGTTTTTAGGGAAAATGATTTCGCAAGCGGTGAAGAAGAACATTCCTGGGTTTATTACCCCGACTTACTATAACAGCAATTATTATGTAAGAACAGGTAACACAATCGTATTATTTGCAGATGAAGCCTATTTCAAGCTTTACAACAATGCTCCCGACAACCCCAATATCTGGCAGCATCATTTCCCTAAACCCTATCTGTTTCTGGCTGAAAAACTTTAA
- a CDS encoding energy transducer TonB — MNKLGQYIQENLRYPKAAQAAGLAGRVFIRFLINKQGGIEKVQVLKGISPELDAEAVRLVASMPNWLPGKVDGQAVDCLYNLPINFSVR; from the coding sequence ATGAATAAACTAGGTCAGTACATACAGGAAAATCTACGGTATCCAAAAGCAGCCCAGGCCGCTGGGTTAGCCGGACGGGTCTTTATTCGATTTCTCATTAATAAACAGGGTGGCATTGAAAAAGTACAGGTTTTAAAAGGGATTTCTCCGGAGCTCGATGCGGAAGCTGTAAGGCTTGTGGCCAGTATGCCTAATTGGCTCCCCGGCAAAGTGGATGGTCAAGCTGTCGATTGTCTATATAATTTACCAATCAACTTTTCTGTTCGGTGA
- a CDS encoding DUF1579 domain-containing protein, protein MNKRAIQKAQIPNPALNLFGVLIGEWKTASTHPAVPHKVLAGTSSFEWIEGGAFLRWYLAVDENGFPVGIGIFGSDDATGEYFMLFFDERKVSRKYEVSVEDNVIKWWRNVPGFSQRYSWTITDNGNTIIGKGELCEDGKTWKKDLDQTFTRVK, encoded by the coding sequence ATGAATAAACGAGCTATTCAAAAAGCACAAATCCCCAATCCTGCCCTAAACCTTTTCGGTGTATTAATTGGCGAATGGAAAACAGCGAGCACTCATCCCGCCGTCCCCCATAAAGTGTTGGCTGGTACATCCTCCTTCGAATGGATTGAGGGCGGTGCCTTTCTGAGGTGGTATTTGGCGGTAGACGAAAACGGGTTTCCTGTCGGCATTGGCATCTTCGGCAGTGACGATGCGACGGGCGAATATTTCATGCTCTTCTTCGACGAGCGGAAGGTGTCGAGAAAGTATGAGGTTTCAGTTGAAGACAATGTAATAAAGTGGTGGCGAAATGTGCCCGGTTTTTCGCAACGCTATAGCTGGACCATTACTGACAATGGGAATACCATCATCGGAAAAGGTGAATTGTGTGAAGATGGCAAAACGTGGAAAAAAGATTTAGACCAGACGTTTACTCGTGTCAAATAA
- a CDS encoding cytochrome P460 family protein, which yields MKLIAVSLAAMLWLAGMVTTVVPRTPQNEWKADSIYTIKIPAGYRDWKLISVAHEAGKLNDLRAILGNDIAVNAYRAGKLPLPDGAIIARLAWAYTPSEENNKAFGNPQSFVAGQPTNVQFSIKDSKKYTLSGGWAYAQFNQGQSINVAVNATCFACHQAVKDRDFVFTKYSH from the coding sequence ATGAAACTCATCGCTGTATCGTTGGCGGCCATGTTATGGCTGGCTGGTATGGTAACCACCGTCGTACCTCGCACTCCACAGAATGAGTGGAAAGCCGATTCCATTTATACTATAAAAATTCCGGCTGGTTACCGTGACTGGAAGCTAATTTCAGTGGCTCACGAGGCCGGCAAACTCAACGATCTTCGGGCGATTTTAGGGAACGATATTGCCGTCAATGCTTACCGAGCAGGCAAACTTCCTTTACCTGATGGGGCCATCATTGCCCGGCTGGCCTGGGCATACACGCCCTCTGAAGAAAATAACAAAGCCTTTGGCAACCCCCAATCATTTGTCGCTGGTCAACCCACGAATGTTCAGTTTAGTATCAAGGATTCAAAAAAATACACCTTGAGTGGAGGCTGGGCATATGCACAATTTAATCAAGGCCAATCAATCAATGTAGCCGTGAACGCCACCTGCTTTGCTTGCCACCAGGCCGTTAAAGACCGCGACTTTGTTTTTACCAAGTACTCACATTGA
- a CDS encoding P-loop NTPase family protein, whose product MKLHVFGASGSGVTTLGHRLSLLLNTPYFDTDSYHWVPTYPPFTIKRPAHQRHAWLVSDLARQNSWILGGTVYNWGDYWRSAFDLAVYLWIPKAIRLERLHQREQSRGGLVGMAAEQSKLFLDWAAQYDAGDLPGRSRARHDAWIDQLNCPVLRLEGDIRLDERVELVQNRISNLDAH is encoded by the coding sequence ATGAAACTTCACGTATTTGGCGCATCAGGCTCTGGAGTCACTACCTTGGGGCATCGGCTCAGCCTACTGCTGAACACGCCTTACTTTGATACCGACTCCTACCACTGGGTACCTACCTATCCTCCCTTTACCATCAAGCGACCAGCCCATCAGCGACACGCCTGGCTGGTGAGCGATTTAGCCAGGCAAAACAGCTGGATCTTAGGAGGCACCGTCTATAATTGGGGCGATTATTGGCGATCCGCTTTTGATCTGGCAGTTTACCTATGGATTCCCAAGGCGATTCGTCTGGAACGACTACACCAACGGGAACAGTCAAGAGGGGGGCTCGTGGGCATGGCGGCTGAACAGTCCAAGCTTTTCCTGGATTGGGCTGCTCAGTATGATGCTGGTGATTTGCCCGGTCGTAGCCGAGCCAGACATGATGCATGGATAGATCAGCTAAATTGTCCTGTGCTTCGGCTTGAAGGAGACATACGACTCGACGAGCGGGTAGAACTGGTCCAAAATAGAATTTCAAACCTAGATGCCCACTAA
- a CDS encoding NACHT domain-containing protein, translating to MNSTLASAQGDRIDFAGKYPQFRLFAAKVYDELVDNTLAWIKIGDPEAGKLDDIQFATRTEIHAFQVKWSAANKTPAFRYKELVQLLPDLLTSWQQLVFANQSEGKRLRIYLLSNRLPSENDQIKLNGVNIGSFRHFIMNVWNPLRVGGKLSTLAPSWRSFVKKELANYKIDQNKFVHFVQSSTLIFGDTLPDRSSHRHYHTYKKDTDALFDFILSELHDPAHRVLFTASELKKALGWEERTQEIFSHDFFVDPTQYEPNTLTLRAISSAVDKLSGGYIFVQGGPGTGKSTLLTEWAKSRRERVIRYFIYLNQGAANGRTSTRGDALHLYHDLSVQLANQGVFKEGVLHTAWDLGQIQSIFTRQLVELKQEYQNTGQKAIIIIDGLDHIPREYHPNQNLLHFLPAPNDIPEGVYFVLGSQTYELNDLFPPVRQAFDQVERWVEMEALSKATVGTIAERKLGRSLSDTIQDQIFQRSAGHPLYLSYIMRSLSSIDVIEIEDRLKLFPLIDGDIVLYYDSIWQEFADNEVFIELMGLIARLRYGVHNRMLLEWQLSHPQKLLLKRLLDQFFDQFFGYRNFFHNSFRQYVIKKSAIDILTDTFDEQNDKLLYGKLAERSQHSGDRLFQHDYLYYLYQAGRYETFMEIASASYFDQQRHRFRPLKQIIEDLRLGLTIAAQHHSLNKLLEYGFLTAEIQNRSYHQDQSQFFTLFPQLLSLDSLAEYALTLSSDQVKPTFQLVRLLYGNGHRSEARRLFALKEPVELSRKELVLTQQLTINYHFHNVDELLTEWIRTVALWADPAVLVPKILSLTYQESPWVTEYEHIAEEERKKLAQIKSVMLETLVDSLSVKKETRSLAKTVLQHLSELHSVNLPFLIRQHRLIIEDCLADKDGASANEVLTQLLNQVSPNQVTKNILRVSVAELIYQVRRDSILIQEWLNNISTVDELEELNSFSFDKNTFEQYRPDLWFITLKAYVGDPVRLHEYFREKEGDDTEGYNVLVNWMRSAGEIAQLGGESNHELHLSNRILLPLARFYYAMPERLFHHRYWYFAERGREGYFQELVHTIGLYGHHAIQQAGKLFKQEFIQQSTFWPAKLRRQIWLDLGQYGFPSEYVKAEIELLESELLNEESDVMSRQKEALKQANVWLILNEPEHAKRWVTRSLDEAFGIKNEKDYQLSDWAGWLKRVNDFEPTKAAERIRWLAGYIKYVRQVTQSAAAEGLSDELLDATWQWNTQAGILLFNWSLSHGYSKLQDGLASLLGTLLTEADESVIPSVASFYGSVFLYNSSKVDRSLLKQLVNRIKLHTNCSQLIRQLLLDIDRYALPESRPTYQEVLEEVNVVYQSPRYIPEERSHWRTATKIHVGGHTPMTNREIAALVNNLDELKSITPQAKLTDNGGVFDWMPVLQKVKQELIEAGIATMLDTLPGDKHVAFNLLTALAELAVEAGQSNTARSIGRRLLADERGGWLTNYDEGKRLAAYRILTKLDGDSAHKEAWADFARSFIESGNISYLRDLATILPVVSPGYDVLEVWLQIEHYITRLMGEGEWDSHVPILEDQKTISPETCLATITLRLATSYEKGVSESAQVFFAHQLVVERQVFLDVLNDYFVNADDFGRLMFTRMMLYLANYHPALLIQFRQHVQQLLKDRLFNVRVSAYQLWRQMGEFPSTTSTVISPLPWGDYWRLFEVGVLYVNFDEDQHWVDNKINADDVLHILDTELQLLTQLVGIPELILGQRIVEILNTELSDKKSALSLRAQAVEFGIEAISYPYNLVADYVLNVILGELVEHGYFQKWLDWSGIVPFFDPNLWYIEHQRWPSFIEGIFSPENVQYGSYQLDEKWPSKADQSLIRLTLVQGEQIILAERSFFRGLGWEYDSELRESCVDFSGRENLFSFDYGAFKNYNRLMMAEVITLDNSPSLIIANHGMNLFDTPQNIVTWLAFNPRIAKEMGWHLSDQGVFRWLDIDNTIMVESIFWTDGNTRMNPPHLGSETGSGWLTLSSEKAFAQLSSKYKFVQRQHVHRWSRVKSTQKTLNGEASRIVLL from the coding sequence ATGAACTCCACGCTTGCTTCGGCCCAAGGCGACCGAATTGACTTTGCCGGTAAGTATCCACAGTTTCGATTATTTGCTGCGAAGGTGTATGACGAATTAGTCGATAATACTCTAGCATGGATAAAAATCGGAGACCCAGAAGCGGGTAAATTAGATGATATTCAATTTGCCACGCGAACCGAAATTCATGCCTTTCAAGTTAAATGGAGTGCTGCCAATAAGACGCCAGCGTTTCGATATAAAGAATTGGTACAGTTATTACCTGACTTGTTGACCAGTTGGCAACAGTTAGTTTTTGCGAATCAATCTGAAGGTAAGCGACTTCGAATATATCTGCTTTCAAATCGACTTCCCTCTGAAAATGATCAAATTAAGCTCAATGGAGTTAATATTGGTAGTTTCCGTCATTTTATAATGAATGTATGGAACCCTTTGCGAGTAGGAGGAAAATTATCAACGTTGGCTCCTTCTTGGCGTTCATTCGTTAAAAAAGAACTGGCCAATTATAAAATAGACCAGAACAAGTTTGTTCACTTCGTACAGTCGAGTACACTGATTTTTGGCGACACTCTACCTGATCGATCTTCCCATCGACATTATCATACTTATAAGAAGGATACAGATGCGCTGTTTGATTTCATTTTGAGTGAATTACATGACCCGGCTCATCGTGTCCTTTTCACAGCATCTGAACTAAAAAAAGCGCTAGGTTGGGAAGAACGCACGCAAGAGATATTCTCTCACGACTTTTTTGTTGATCCAACTCAGTATGAACCAAATACGCTAACACTCAGAGCCATATCATCAGCGGTTGATAAGTTATCCGGCGGCTACATTTTTGTACAAGGCGGACCTGGAACTGGTAAGTCGACTCTATTAACTGAATGGGCAAAGAGTCGGAGGGAACGAGTCATTCGTTATTTTATTTACCTTAATCAAGGGGCTGCTAATGGGCGTACCAGTACTCGTGGAGACGCGCTACATCTTTACCATGATTTATCTGTCCAGTTAGCCAATCAAGGTGTTTTTAAAGAGGGGGTGCTACACACAGCTTGGGATTTAGGACAAATACAAAGCATTTTTACCCGGCAACTTGTTGAACTCAAACAGGAATATCAAAACACTGGTCAGAAAGCTATTATCATTATTGATGGACTTGATCATATTCCGCGGGAATATCATCCCAATCAAAATCTACTACATTTCTTACCAGCACCGAATGATATACCCGAAGGCGTCTATTTTGTGCTGGGTAGTCAAACCTACGAGTTAAATGATTTATTTCCGCCGGTTCGACAGGCTTTCGACCAAGTTGAACGTTGGGTGGAAATGGAAGCGCTTTCTAAAGCTACCGTAGGGACAATCGCTGAACGAAAGCTAGGCAGATCATTGTCAGATACGATTCAGGATCAAATATTTCAACGATCAGCAGGCCATCCACTATATTTAAGCTACATTATGCGTAGCCTTTCTTCAATAGATGTAATTGAGATTGAGGATCGGCTTAAGCTATTCCCACTGATTGATGGGGATATCGTGTTGTACTATGATTCAATCTGGCAGGAGTTCGCTGATAATGAAGTTTTCATTGAATTGATGGGTTTGATCGCTCGGCTTCGATATGGTGTACACAATCGGATGCTTCTAGAATGGCAACTTTCACATCCGCAGAAACTACTTTTAAAGCGGCTGTTAGATCAATTCTTTGACCAGTTCTTCGGTTACCGAAACTTCTTTCATAATAGTTTTCGACAGTATGTGATCAAAAAATCAGCAATAGATATTCTAACTGATACATTTGATGAGCAAAACGATAAGCTTCTTTATGGTAAGTTGGCCGAACGATCTCAGCATTCAGGTGATCGGCTCTTTCAACATGATTATTTGTACTACCTATACCAAGCTGGTCGTTATGAAACGTTTATGGAGATAGCTTCAGCAAGCTATTTTGACCAACAAAGGCATCGTTTTCGTCCTCTAAAACAAATTATCGAAGATCTCCGACTAGGTTTAACGATCGCGGCTCAACATCATAGCCTTAACAAATTATTAGAATATGGCTTTTTAACGGCTGAGATACAGAACCGTAGCTATCATCAAGATCAATCACAGTTCTTTACACTTTTTCCTCAGCTATTATCTCTTGACAGCTTAGCAGAGTATGCCTTAACTCTTTCTTCTGATCAAGTCAAGCCAACGTTTCAATTGGTGCGTTTGCTATACGGGAATGGGCATCGCTCGGAAGCACGGCGTTTATTCGCTTTGAAAGAACCTGTCGAATTGAGCAGGAAAGAGCTTGTCTTAACACAGCAGCTTACAATAAACTACCATTTTCATAACGTAGATGAATTGTTGACGGAATGGATTCGTACCGTGGCTTTGTGGGCTGATCCGGCGGTTTTAGTTCCCAAAATACTTTCTCTTACCTATCAAGAATCGCCATGGGTAACAGAGTATGAACACATAGCCGAAGAGGAGCGCAAAAAACTAGCGCAGATAAAGTCCGTCATGCTGGAAACCCTTGTGGATTCATTAAGTGTAAAGAAAGAGACTCGTAGTTTAGCGAAAACTGTCTTACAACACTTATCCGAGCTACATTCTGTTAATCTGCCTTTCCTGATTCGTCAGCACCGTCTGATTATTGAAGACTGCCTGGCAGACAAAGATGGTGCGTCTGCAAACGAAGTACTTACCCAATTACTCAATCAAGTATCCCCCAATCAAGTTACAAAGAATATATTACGAGTTTCGGTGGCTGAACTCATCTACCAGGTGCGTCGCGACAGTATCTTAATACAAGAATGGTTAAATAACATTTCAACTGTTGATGAGCTAGAGGAATTGAACTCATTTAGTTTTGATAAAAACACATTTGAACAATATCGACCTGATCTCTGGTTTATCACTCTAAAAGCATACGTAGGCGATCCTGTTCGGCTTCACGAATACTTTAGAGAAAAAGAGGGTGATGATACAGAGGGGTATAATGTGTTGGTAAATTGGATGCGAAGTGCAGGAGAAATAGCTCAGTTGGGTGGGGAATCGAATCATGAATTACATCTAAGTAATCGAATCTTATTGCCTTTAGCTCGCTTTTACTATGCGATGCCTGAAAGACTATTCCATCATCGCTACTGGTATTTTGCAGAGAGGGGGCGCGAAGGTTATTTCCAAGAATTAGTTCATACAATTGGTTTATACGGACACCACGCAATTCAACAAGCAGGCAAACTTTTCAAGCAAGAGTTCATTCAACAATCAACGTTCTGGCCTGCCAAACTAAGACGGCAGATTTGGCTAGACCTCGGCCAGTATGGTTTTCCAAGCGAATATGTAAAGGCTGAAATAGAACTATTAGAATCGGAACTATTAAATGAAGAAAGCGACGTAATGAGTCGCCAGAAAGAAGCCCTTAAGCAAGCTAATGTATGGTTAATATTAAATGAACCGGAACATGCAAAACGTTGGGTTACACGCTCGTTAGATGAGGCTTTCGGAATTAAAAATGAGAAAGACTACCAGCTCAGTGACTGGGCAGGCTGGCTTAAACGTGTAAATGATTTTGAGCCAACTAAAGCTGCAGAGCGAATACGCTGGTTGGCTGGCTATATCAAATACGTTCGACAAGTAACACAGAGTGCCGCTGCAGAAGGGCTGAGCGATGAATTATTAGATGCTACTTGGCAGTGGAACACTCAGGCGGGAATTTTACTATTTAACTGGTCGCTTAGCCATGGGTACTCTAAACTTCAAGATGGGCTAGCTTCCCTTTTGGGAACCTTGCTGACTGAGGCTGATGAGTCGGTTATTCCCAGTGTTGCAAGTTTTTATGGTAGTGTATTTCTTTATAATTCATCCAAAGTCGATAGATCGCTCCTAAAACAACTAGTCAATCGAATAAAGCTCCACACCAACTGTAGCCAATTGATTCGTCAGCTTCTATTAGATATTGATCGATATGCTTTGCCAGAAAGTCGGCCAACATACCAGGAAGTACTAGAGGAAGTTAACGTTGTATATCAATCTCCACGTTATATACCAGAGGAGCGTAGCCACTGGAGAACCGCAACAAAAATTCACGTGGGTGGCCATACGCCAATGACAAACAGAGAAATTGCTGCTTTAGTCAATAACCTTGACGAATTAAAGTCGATTACCCCCCAAGCTAAATTAACTGATAATGGTGGTGTGTTTGATTGGATGCCTGTATTACAAAAAGTTAAACAGGAATTGATAGAGGCTGGAATTGCTACTATGTTAGATACTCTTCCTGGCGATAAACATGTTGCCTTTAATCTGTTAACTGCTTTAGCCGAATTGGCAGTAGAGGCTGGACAGTCTAATACCGCGCGAAGCATTGGGCGACGTTTGTTAGCTGATGAACGAGGAGGTTGGTTAACAAACTATGATGAAGGTAAGCGTTTAGCCGCCTATAGGATATTGACCAAGCTTGATGGAGATTCTGCTCATAAGGAAGCCTGGGCTGATTTTGCTCGATCATTTATTGAATCAGGGAATATTTCATATCTACGCGATCTAGCAACGATTTTGCCTGTCGTTAGCCCTGGTTATGATGTGCTGGAAGTGTGGTTACAGATTGAGCACTATATCACTCGATTGATGGGCGAAGGAGAATGGGATAGCCATGTACCTATTTTAGAAGATCAAAAAACGATAAGTCCTGAAACCTGTTTAGCGACGATTACTTTACGACTGGCAACAAGTTACGAAAAAGGTGTTTCAGAATCAGCTCAAGTCTTCTTTGCGCATCAATTGGTGGTTGAACGACAAGTTTTTTTGGATGTTCTCAATGACTACTTTGTCAATGCGGATGACTTTGGCCGATTGATGTTTACGCGTATGATGCTGTATCTTGCCAATTACCATCCAGCTTTACTCATTCAGTTCCGACAACATGTGCAACAGTTACTTAAGGATCGCCTTTTTAACGTTCGCGTTAGCGCTTATCAACTTTGGCGGCAAATGGGTGAATTCCCGTCAACTACTTCAACGGTTATTTCTCCATTGCCTTGGGGCGATTATTGGCGTTTATTTGAGGTAGGAGTTCTCTATGTAAACTTCGATGAAGATCAACACTGGGTTGATAATAAGATAAACGCAGATGACGTCCTTCATATCTTAGATACTGAATTACAATTACTTACTCAATTAGTCGGTATCCCGGAGTTGATTCTTGGCCAACGGATCGTTGAGATACTGAATACCGAACTGTCAGATAAGAAGTCAGCCCTAAGTCTACGCGCACAAGCGGTTGAATTCGGAATCGAAGCCATCTCATATCCATATAATCTAGTAGCAGATTATGTATTAAATGTGATCTTAGGAGAGCTTGTCGAACACGGTTATTTTCAAAAATGGCTTGACTGGTCGGGTATCGTTCCGTTTTTTGATCCTAATCTGTGGTATATAGAACATCAACGTTGGCCATCGTTCATTGAGGGTATCTTTTCACCAGAAAACGTTCAATATGGTTCTTATCAATTGGACGAAAAGTGGCCCTCGAAAGCGGATCAAAGTCTAATTCGATTGACACTTGTCCAGGGTGAACAGATTATACTTGCTGAACGAAGCTTCTTCCGAGGTCTAGGATGGGAGTACGATAGCGAACTTCGAGAAAGCTGCGTGGACTTTTCAGGCAGAGAGAATCTTTTCTCCTTCGACTATGGCGCATTCAAGAATTATAACCGATTGATGATGGCTGAGGTTATCACTCTCGATAATAGCCCTTCGCTAATTATTGCTAACCATGGAATGAACCTATTTGATACTCCTCAAAACATTGTTACTTGGTTGGCCTTCAACCCGCGAATAGCTAAAGAAATGGGTTGGCATCTAAGCGATCAAGGTGTTTTTAGGTGGTTAGATATAGATAATACTATCATGGTTGAATCTATCTTCTGGACTGATGGCAATACTCGGATGAATCCTCCACATTTAGGCAGTGAAACAGGTAGCGGTTGGCTGACATTATCCTCTGAGAAGGCTTTCGCTCAATTAAGTAGCAAGTACAAGTTCGTGCAGCGGCAACATGTACATCGTTGGAGTCGCGTTAAATCAACTCAAAAGACTCTAAACGGAGAAGCATCGAGAATCGTTCTGTTATAG
- a CDS encoding DUF4421 family protein: MICLVNPTTAYGQGLRLLGIPLDTLLRTKIPRVNSAYITTYYGRLHLYLISDRQDYTLRLRGLNHSLLYKPNLAWTLGIGFDYKWAGTELTIKLPWLGYNTVQKGKTKPFGISLNLNNRRLWIAGQYQFYRGFYVANPDLLEPDWLAHHSMYPYRNDLKSQTLASHVQYLFNPLRISIPASLLQREGQRQAAGSWVIGSFLTYQRIHADSALVPLAMQADFPTESSIQGVNSLALGVDGGYMQTIVLGKYYFINMSLRPGLSLLVTKTTFTNQSPLTHLGLGWQGLASLTLGYSTTRYYGGIYASAALTNRAFRDGFVHTETDYIRLVAGKRLRYRPKGLIKKLPGLQ; encoded by the coding sequence TTGATTTGCTTAGTCAATCCGACAACCGCTTATGGGCAGGGGCTTCGCTTACTGGGCATCCCGCTGGATACTCTGCTTAGGACCAAAATACCTCGGGTCAATTCTGCATACATTACGACCTATTATGGACGTCTGCATCTCTATCTGATCAGTGACCGTCAGGACTATACACTGCGCTTACGAGGATTGAACCACTCCTTACTTTATAAACCGAATCTGGCCTGGACGCTGGGCATTGGATTCGACTACAAATGGGCTGGAACCGAATTGACCATTAAGCTACCCTGGCTAGGCTACAATACAGTTCAGAAAGGGAAAACAAAACCCTTTGGGATCAGTCTTAACCTTAACAATCGTCGGCTATGGATAGCGGGCCAGTATCAGTTTTATCGGGGTTTCTATGTAGCTAATCCAGATCTGCTAGAGCCCGATTGGTTGGCTCATCACTCAATGTATCCCTACAGAAATGACTTGAAAAGCCAAACTCTAGCGAGTCATGTCCAGTATCTGTTCAATCCTTTGCGAATATCCATTCCGGCCAGCCTCCTTCAACGGGAGGGACAACGACAGGCAGCAGGTTCATGGGTTATTGGGAGCTTTTTAACTTATCAACGTATCCATGCCGACTCCGCTTTAGTCCCCTTAGCTATGCAGGCTGATTTTCCAACTGAATCGTCTATTCAAGGTGTTAATTCCTTGGCGTTAGGGGTAGATGGAGGTTATATGCAGACAATTGTGCTGGGCAAGTACTACTTTATCAACATGAGCCTACGCCCCGGTTTATCACTCCTAGTGACTAAAACTACCTTTACCAATCAATCGCCCCTGACTCATCTGGGGTTAGGCTGGCAGGGGCTAGCCTCTTTAACATTGGGCTATAGTACCACCAGGTATTACGGAGGTATATATGCCTCAGCGGCTTTGACCAATCGAGCCTTCAGGGATGGGTTTGTGCATACAGAGACCGACTATATACGGTTGGTAGCTGGCAAGCGTCTACGGTACAGACCTAAGGGGCTGATTAAGAAACTACCAGGACTGCAATAA
- a CDS encoding GNAT family N-acetyltransferase, with protein sequence MRPEILAGPVVLRKYEPGFIPLLFEAARASCSPLFTRYARWCHPDYAVADSEQFIAQCERDWQDGTAFNFALLDARTSELCGGIGLNQPNRVHGFYNLGYWVRPSRQGQGLASQATRQLALAAFADLAELNRLEILVVPDNLASQRTALAAGATREGLLRQRLLVGIDLQDAILFSLIRADIA encoded by the coding sequence ATGAGACCTGAAATTTTAGCGGGCCCGGTTGTATTACGGAAATATGAGCCGGGGTTTATCCCATTGTTGTTTGAAGCCGCCAGGGCATCCTGTTCACCGCTGTTTACCCGCTATGCGCGCTGGTGTCATCCTGATTATGCAGTAGCTGACAGTGAGCAGTTCATCGCTCAGTGCGAGAGGGATTGGCAGGATGGGACAGCCTTCAACTTCGCGCTGCTGGATGCCCGGACGTCAGAACTTTGCGGAGGCATTGGCTTGAATCAGCCTAATCGGGTGCATGGTTTTTATAACCTGGGTTACTGGGTGCGTCCTTCGCGTCAGGGGCAGGGACTGGCCAGTCAGGCCACCCGCCAGCTGGCACTGGCTGCCTTTGCTGATTTGGCTGAACTGAACCGCCTTGAAATTTTAGTGGTACCGGATAACCTGGCCAGCCAACGAACGGCCCTGGCAGCCGGTGCCACCCGTGAGGGACTGCTACGACAGCGTCTGCTGGTGGGGATTGACTTGCAGGATGCTATTCTGTTCTCATTGATTCGGGCTGATATCGCCTGA